A single region of the Anoplolepis gracilipes chromosome 1, ASM4749672v1, whole genome shotgun sequence genome encodes:
- the Mctp gene encoding multiple C2 and transmembrane domain-containing protein isoform X2 — translation MSVTSDDFSSKLNVASGLNTIPEIKIIPEIDVTSKVTCEIDAVAGKNLDDDVSKINDISKIHVISNIVSNKIDEVSIDKSFDIEAPPRRSRQKAPVKQQECRPLTDSTVLKPKLEADDTNDTNTDSEADESGNDVLASNINVYENIQHEENSKESNSLADEKSKIQQAPANEGLFATVSETKEAGSNTVESEKSKLERASAMIDAWKARVAEASIERRSEIKKRKAKLKTTVERKMESIERIVEDHVERIWEENVEKHSWLQPIDTWITDHYKPSSSYTLTQQQDVNEAVVPEPAYDFKFTPATTADEEPKIESRPIEYQRAIIDESKVERKVIEHLRKLRNRGNSMKLNRFEPANLSAQLKKQEVVPTHEENGEENPNVLIDPGILEVKEVKRHDLLDKLKDNVKEKMEDIHRKTNRLADVNRRLKSQIWSSVVTIVLVEAKNLLPMDIDGLSDPYVKFRLGTEKYKSKVVNKTLNPVWLEQFDLHLYEDPYLGQELEVTVWDRDRSHQDDLMGRTVIDLATLERETTHRLWRELEDGSGNIFLLLTISGTTASETISDLAVHEETPMERIQLIQRYSILNTLQRIRDVGHLTVKVYRAQGLAAADLGGKSDPFCVLELVNSRLQTQTEYKTLTPNWQKIFTFNVKDINAVLEVTVYDEDRDHKVEFLGKVAIPLLKIRNNEKRWYALKDKKLRGRAKGNCPQILLEMTIVWNILRACVRTLNPKEKKYMEPEMKFKRQVFLRNVLRLKAIIVIFIDIGKYIQSCWEWENKMRSIIALVIFILSCYYFEPYMIPGLALLILLKYYLLSGERSGFNHWICGQVAVVTGAPLIYASSQFQDHTEIGSDDGPTTPGDDDDDEDDKDKEEKKSLKERLQAIQEVTQTVQNSIGYIASLCEKVKNLFNFTIPYLSYLAILLTIAGAVVLYFIPIRYLILAWGVNKFARKIFRPHSVPNNEVLDLISRVPDDEELLNYRELKPVPTADCERGSPSSNTRREQRKRHKVA, via the exons ATGAGCGTTACATCCGACGATTTCTCATCTAAACTGAATGTCGCGAGTGGACTTAATACCATTCCCGAGATCAAAATTATTCCGGAAATTGATGTCACGTCCAAGGTCACATGCGAAATAGATGCCGTTGCGGGGAAAAACTTGGACGATGACGTGTCTAAAATCAACGATATATCTAAGATTCACgtaatatctaatattgtttctaataaaatagatgAGGTGTCTATCGATAAATCATTTGATATTGAAGCGCCTCCTAGAAGGTCACGTCAAAAAGCGCCCGTAAAGCAACAAGAATGTCGTCCTCTCACAGATTCAACCGTATTAAAACCAAAACTTGAGGCGGACGATACGAATGACACCAATACGGACAGCGAAGCTGACGAAAGTGGAAATGATGTCTTGGCGTCAAATATCaatgtttatgaaaatattcaacatGAAGAAAATTCGAAAGAATCGAACTCTCTCGCCGATGAAAAGTCGAAAATTCAGCAAGCTCCTGCGAATGAAGGATTATTTGCCACGGTTTCCGAAACTAAAGAAGCAGGATCAAACACTGTTGAAAGTGAAAAATCAAAGTTAGAGCGAGCGTCTGCGATGATAGATGCCTGGAAGGCTCGAGTGGCTGAAGCATCAATCGAAAGGCGGtccgaaattaaaaaaagaaaggcgAAGCTAAAAACTACTGTGGAGCGGAAGATGGAATCAATAGAGAGAATAGTGGAGGATCACGTCGAACGGATCTGGGAAGAGAACGTGGAGAAACATTCGTGGCTGCAACCGATCGACACATGGATCACCGATCATTACAAGCCTTCTTCCAGCTACACATTGACACAACAACAAGATGTCAATGAAGCTGTTGTGCCGGAACCTGCGTATGATTTCAAGTTTACGCCGGCGACGACAGCGGACGAGGAGCCGAAAATCGAAAGCAGACCGATAGAGTACCAACGAGCGATAATCGACGAATCGAAAGTCGAGAGGAAGGTGATTGAGCATTTGCGGAAACTGCGAAATCGAGGTAATTCTATGAAATTAAATCGATTCGAACCTGCGAATCTATCCGCACAGCTGAAGAAGCAAGAGGTTGTTCCCACGCACGAAGAAAATGGAGAGGAAAATCCTAATGTGTTAATCGATCCTGGTATTTTGGAAGTAAAGGAGGTTAAACGCCACGATCTTTTAGATAAACTAAAGGATAACGTTAAAGAGAAGATGGAAGATATTCATAGg AAGACCAATCGATTAGCAGACGTAAATAGACGATTAAAATCACAAATATGGAGTTCGGTGGTTACAATTGTGCTCGTCGAAGCAAAGAATTTATTACCGATGGACATAGATGGTTTATCGGATCCTTATGTAAAGTTTCG ACTTGGCACAGAGAAGTACAAGTCGAAAGTCGTTAACAAAACGTTGAATCCAGTTTGGTTGGAACAGTTTGATCTTCATCTCTACGAGGATCCGTATCTGGGACAAGAATTGGAGGTGACAGTTTGGGATCGGGACAGAAGTCATCAAGACGATCTGATGGGAAGGACGGTGATCGATTTGGCGACTCTCGAACGAGAGACCACGCATCGGCTATGGCGCGAACTCGAGGACGGTTCgggcaatatttttttactcttaaCGATAAGCGGTACCACGGCCAGCGAGACAATCAGCGATCTGGCCGTACACGAGGAAACGCCGATGGAGCGCATTCAATTAATCCAGCGTTATTCAATCTTAAACACTTTGCAGAGAATACGTGACGTAGGTCACTTGACAGTGAAG GTTTACCGAGCGCAAGGTCTCGCAGCAGCTGATCTCGGCGGTAAGAGCGATCCATTCTGTGTTCTGGAGCTCGTTAATTCCAGATTACAAACGCAGACAGAATATAAAACTCTGACACCAAATTGGCAGAAAATTTTCACTTt CAACGTAAAGGATATCAATGCCGTTCTGGAGGTGACTGTATACGACGAGGATCGGGATCATAAGGTGGAGTTTCTTGGGAAAGTGGCGATACCATTACTAAAAATTCGTAACAATGAGAAACGATGGTACGcgttgaaagataaaaaattgaggGGCCGTGCAAAGGGTAACTGCCCTCAGATTCTTTTGGAAATGACCATCGTGTGGAATATACTAAGAGCATGCGTCAGAACGCTTAAtccaaaggaaaaaaaatacatggagccagaaatgaaatttaagaGACAAGTCTTTCTGCGAAATGTCCTCAGACTCAAGgctattatagttatatttattgacataGGAAAATACATACA GAGCTGCTGGGAGTGGGAAAACAAAATGAGAAGCATTATCGCTCTGgtcatttttattctctcaTGTTATTACTTCGAACCATATATGATACCTGGTCTGGCATTATTGATTCTTCTGAAATATTACTTG CTTAGCGGCGAAAGGAGCGGGTTCAATCATTGGATTTGCGGACAGGTCGCTGTGGTAACGGGTGCACCTTTGATTTACGCGAGTTCGCAGTTTCAAGATCATACTGAAATTGGATCCGATGATGGTCCGACGACGCCAggggacgacgacgacgacgaggatgaCAAGGATAAA gaagagaaaaaaagtctGAAAGAACGTTTACAAGCAATCCAAGAAGTGACGCAAACAGTTCAGAACTCGATCGGCTACATAGCTAGTCTTTGCGAGAAAGTGAAAAATCTCTTCAACTTCACGATTCCCTATTTAAGCTATTTAGCGATCCTCCTGACGATCGCCGGGGCAGTTGTGCTCTATTTTATTCCTATCCGATATCTGATCCTCGCCTGGGGagttaataaatttgctaGAAAAATCTTCAGGCCTCATTCTGTGCCCAACAACGAGGTCCTCGATCTTATATCTAGAGTGCCTGATGACGAAGAACTGCTTAATTATAG AGAACTGAAACCTGTGCCGACAGCGGATTGCGAGAGAGGCAGTCCCAGTTCAAATACGAGAAGAGAACAGAGAAAGCGGCACAAAGTGGCGTAG
- the Mctp gene encoding multiple C2 and transmembrane domain-containing protein isoform X1: MSVTSDDFSSKLNVASGLNTIPEIKIIPEIDVTSKVTCEIDAVAGKNLDDDVSKINDISKIHVISNIVSNKIDEVSIDKSFDIEAPPRRSRQKAPVKQQECRPLTDSTVLKPKLEADDTNDTNTDSEADESGNDVLASNINVYENIQHEENSKESNSLADEKSKIQQAPANEGLFATVSETKEAGSNTVESEKSKLERASAMIDAWKARVAEASIERRSEIKKRKAKLKTTVERKMESIERIVEDHVERIWEENVEKHSWLQPIDTWITDHYKPSSSYTLTQQQDVNEAVVPEPAYDFKFTPATTADEEPKIESRPIEYQRAIIDESKVERKVIEHLRKLRNRGNSMKLNRFEPANLSAQLKKQEVVPTHEENGEENPNVLIDPGILEVKEVKRHDLLDKLKDNVKEKMEDIHRYFQKTNRLADVNRRLKSQIWSSVVTIVLVEAKNLLPMDIDGLSDPYVKFRLGTEKYKSKVVNKTLNPVWLEQFDLHLYEDPYLGQELEVTVWDRDRSHQDDLMGRTVIDLATLERETTHRLWRELEDGSGNIFLLLTISGTTASETISDLAVHEETPMERIQLIQRYSILNTLQRIRDVGHLTVKVYRAQGLAAADLGGKSDPFCVLELVNSRLQTQTEYKTLTPNWQKIFTFNVKDINAVLEVTVYDEDRDHKVEFLGKVAIPLLKIRNNEKRWYALKDKKLRGRAKGNCPQILLEMTIVWNILRACVRTLNPKEKKYMEPEMKFKRQVFLRNVLRLKAIIVIFIDIGKYIQSCWEWENKMRSIIALVIFILSCYYFEPYMIPGLALLILLKYYLLSGERSGFNHWICGQVAVVTGAPLIYASSQFQDHTEIGSDDGPTTPGDDDDDEDDKDKEEKKSLKERLQAIQEVTQTVQNSIGYIASLCEKVKNLFNFTIPYLSYLAILLTIAGAVVLYFIPIRYLILAWGVNKFARKIFRPHSVPNNEVLDLISRVPDDEELLNYRELKPVPTADCERGSPSSNTRREQRKRHKVA, encoded by the exons ATGAGCGTTACATCCGACGATTTCTCATCTAAACTGAATGTCGCGAGTGGACTTAATACCATTCCCGAGATCAAAATTATTCCGGAAATTGATGTCACGTCCAAGGTCACATGCGAAATAGATGCCGTTGCGGGGAAAAACTTGGACGATGACGTGTCTAAAATCAACGATATATCTAAGATTCACgtaatatctaatattgtttctaataaaatagatgAGGTGTCTATCGATAAATCATTTGATATTGAAGCGCCTCCTAGAAGGTCACGTCAAAAAGCGCCCGTAAAGCAACAAGAATGTCGTCCTCTCACAGATTCAACCGTATTAAAACCAAAACTTGAGGCGGACGATACGAATGACACCAATACGGACAGCGAAGCTGACGAAAGTGGAAATGATGTCTTGGCGTCAAATATCaatgtttatgaaaatattcaacatGAAGAAAATTCGAAAGAATCGAACTCTCTCGCCGATGAAAAGTCGAAAATTCAGCAAGCTCCTGCGAATGAAGGATTATTTGCCACGGTTTCCGAAACTAAAGAAGCAGGATCAAACACTGTTGAAAGTGAAAAATCAAAGTTAGAGCGAGCGTCTGCGATGATAGATGCCTGGAAGGCTCGAGTGGCTGAAGCATCAATCGAAAGGCGGtccgaaattaaaaaaagaaaggcgAAGCTAAAAACTACTGTGGAGCGGAAGATGGAATCAATAGAGAGAATAGTGGAGGATCACGTCGAACGGATCTGGGAAGAGAACGTGGAGAAACATTCGTGGCTGCAACCGATCGACACATGGATCACCGATCATTACAAGCCTTCTTCCAGCTACACATTGACACAACAACAAGATGTCAATGAAGCTGTTGTGCCGGAACCTGCGTATGATTTCAAGTTTACGCCGGCGACGACAGCGGACGAGGAGCCGAAAATCGAAAGCAGACCGATAGAGTACCAACGAGCGATAATCGACGAATCGAAAGTCGAGAGGAAGGTGATTGAGCATTTGCGGAAACTGCGAAATCGAGGTAATTCTATGAAATTAAATCGATTCGAACCTGCGAATCTATCCGCACAGCTGAAGAAGCAAGAGGTTGTTCCCACGCACGAAGAAAATGGAGAGGAAAATCCTAATGTGTTAATCGATCCTGGTATTTTGGAAGTAAAGGAGGTTAAACGCCACGATCTTTTAGATAAACTAAAGGATAACGTTAAAGAGAAGATGGAAGATATTCATAGg TATTTCCAGAAGACCAATCGATTAGCAGACGTAAATAGACGATTAAAATCACAAATATGGAGTTCGGTGGTTACAATTGTGCTCGTCGAAGCAAAGAATTTATTACCGATGGACATAGATGGTTTATCGGATCCTTATGTAAAGTTTCG ACTTGGCACAGAGAAGTACAAGTCGAAAGTCGTTAACAAAACGTTGAATCCAGTTTGGTTGGAACAGTTTGATCTTCATCTCTACGAGGATCCGTATCTGGGACAAGAATTGGAGGTGACAGTTTGGGATCGGGACAGAAGTCATCAAGACGATCTGATGGGAAGGACGGTGATCGATTTGGCGACTCTCGAACGAGAGACCACGCATCGGCTATGGCGCGAACTCGAGGACGGTTCgggcaatatttttttactcttaaCGATAAGCGGTACCACGGCCAGCGAGACAATCAGCGATCTGGCCGTACACGAGGAAACGCCGATGGAGCGCATTCAATTAATCCAGCGTTATTCAATCTTAAACACTTTGCAGAGAATACGTGACGTAGGTCACTTGACAGTGAAG GTTTACCGAGCGCAAGGTCTCGCAGCAGCTGATCTCGGCGGTAAGAGCGATCCATTCTGTGTTCTGGAGCTCGTTAATTCCAGATTACAAACGCAGACAGAATATAAAACTCTGACACCAAATTGGCAGAAAATTTTCACTTt CAACGTAAAGGATATCAATGCCGTTCTGGAGGTGACTGTATACGACGAGGATCGGGATCATAAGGTGGAGTTTCTTGGGAAAGTGGCGATACCATTACTAAAAATTCGTAACAATGAGAAACGATGGTACGcgttgaaagataaaaaattgaggGGCCGTGCAAAGGGTAACTGCCCTCAGATTCTTTTGGAAATGACCATCGTGTGGAATATACTAAGAGCATGCGTCAGAACGCTTAAtccaaaggaaaaaaaatacatggagccagaaatgaaatttaagaGACAAGTCTTTCTGCGAAATGTCCTCAGACTCAAGgctattatagttatatttattgacataGGAAAATACATACA GAGCTGCTGGGAGTGGGAAAACAAAATGAGAAGCATTATCGCTCTGgtcatttttattctctcaTGTTATTACTTCGAACCATATATGATACCTGGTCTGGCATTATTGATTCTTCTGAAATATTACTTG CTTAGCGGCGAAAGGAGCGGGTTCAATCATTGGATTTGCGGACAGGTCGCTGTGGTAACGGGTGCACCTTTGATTTACGCGAGTTCGCAGTTTCAAGATCATACTGAAATTGGATCCGATGATGGTCCGACGACGCCAggggacgacgacgacgacgaggatgaCAAGGATAAA gaagagaaaaaaagtctGAAAGAACGTTTACAAGCAATCCAAGAAGTGACGCAAACAGTTCAGAACTCGATCGGCTACATAGCTAGTCTTTGCGAGAAAGTGAAAAATCTCTTCAACTTCACGATTCCCTATTTAAGCTATTTAGCGATCCTCCTGACGATCGCCGGGGCAGTTGTGCTCTATTTTATTCCTATCCGATATCTGATCCTCGCCTGGGGagttaataaatttgctaGAAAAATCTTCAGGCCTCATTCTGTGCCCAACAACGAGGTCCTCGATCTTATATCTAGAGTGCCTGATGACGAAGAACTGCTTAATTATAG AGAACTGAAACCTGTGCCGACAGCGGATTGCGAGAGAGGCAGTCCCAGTTCAAATACGAGAAGAGAACAGAGAAAGCGGCACAAAGTGGCGTAG